One genomic region from Streptomyces sp. NBC_00457 encodes:
- a CDS encoding NmrA family NAD(P)-binding protein, with amino-acid sequence MTENTQNMTVVVTGASGRTGSRVADSLRGAGLSVRAASRARGFDWEDPTTWADTLRDADAAYLMYPSDVGSPAAAEGIGALAREAVGLGVRHLVLLSARGEEQARATEEALKSSGADWTIVRCTWFAQNFSEGPLVEGLVQTGELVFPAGEVPEPFLDVRDIGDVVAAVLTSGSLYAGRTLELTGPRLLSFRDAVAEIAAATGIELRYTPVPARAYGEFLTGMGVPAEEADFLVEVFEGLLDGRNAHVTDGVREVLGREARDFAEFVRESAAAGAWKR; translated from the coding sequence ATGACGGAGAACACGCAGAACATGACGGTTGTGGTGACCGGCGCCTCCGGGCGGACCGGCAGCCGGGTCGCCGACTCCCTGCGGGGCGCCGGCCTGAGCGTGCGCGCGGCCTCGCGCGCCCGGGGTTTCGACTGGGAGGACCCGACGACGTGGGCGGACACCCTGCGGGACGCCGACGCGGCGTATCTGATGTACCCGTCCGACGTCGGCTCCCCGGCGGCGGCCGAGGGCATCGGCGCGCTCGCCCGGGAGGCGGTGGGGCTCGGCGTACGGCACCTGGTGCTGCTGTCGGCGCGCGGCGAGGAGCAGGCACGGGCGACCGAGGAGGCGCTGAAGTCGTCGGGGGCGGACTGGACGATCGTGCGGTGTACGTGGTTCGCGCAGAACTTCAGCGAGGGGCCGCTGGTGGAGGGGCTGGTGCAGACGGGCGAGCTGGTGTTCCCGGCCGGTGAGGTGCCCGAGCCGTTCCTGGACGTGCGGGACATCGGGGACGTGGTCGCGGCCGTGCTGACGTCCGGGTCGCTGTATGCGGGGCGGACGCTGGAGCTGACGGGGCCGCGGCTGCTGAGCTTCCGGGATGCGGTGGCGGAGATCGCCGCGGCCACCGGGATCGAGCTGAGGTACACACCGGTCCCGGCGCGGGCGTACGGGGAGTTCCTGACCGGCATGGGCGTCCCGGCCGAGGAGGCGGACTTCCTGGTGGAGGTCTTCGAGGGGCTGCTGGACGGGCGCAACGCCCATGTCACGGACGGGGTGCGGGAGGTGCTGGGGCGCGAGGCGCGGGACTTCGCGGAGTTCGTACGGGAATCAGCGGCGGCCGGCGCCTGGAAACGCTGA
- a CDS encoding VOC family protein — protein MTPRFDAIGLIVADMAASVAFYRRVGFAFPEGAENGPHAEAQLPGGLRLMLDTEEMVRSIVAGWQPPAGGGRHSLALLCDSPGEVDRVYEDLVSAGYEGGHKPWDAEWGQRYAVVHDPDGHGVDLFSPL, from the coding sequence ATGACTCCACGATTCGATGCGATCGGCCTGATCGTCGCCGATATGGCTGCCTCTGTCGCCTTCTACCGCCGAGTCGGCTTCGCCTTCCCCGAGGGGGCCGAGAACGGACCGCACGCCGAGGCCCAACTGCCCGGCGGGCTGCGGCTGATGCTGGACACCGAGGAGATGGTCCGGTCGATTGTCGCCGGGTGGCAGCCTCCGGCCGGTGGTGGCCGGCATTCGCTGGCGCTGCTGTGCGACAGCCCGGGTGAGGTGGACCGGGTGTACGAGGACCTGGTAAGTGCCGGGTACGAGGGCGGACACAAGCCGTGGGACGCCGAATGGGGCCAGCGGTACGCGGTGGTACACGACCCGGACGGACACGGGGTCGACCTGTTCTCCCCCCTGTGA
- a CDS encoding phosphoadenylyl-sulfate reductase, whose product MNTVQEERTTDDLKALAEQAGRDLEDASALEILQWAARTFGNRFCVTSSMEDAVVAHLASRALPGVDVVFLDTGYHFPETIGTRDAVEAVMDVNLITLTPRQTVAEQDAEYGPKLHDRNPDLCCKLRKVQPLEEGLKDYAAWATGLRRDESESRADTPVVGWDDKRQKVKISPIARWSQDDVDAYVAEHGVLTNPLLMDGYSSIGCAPCTRRVLEGEDARAGRWAGRAKTECGLHL is encoded by the coding sequence ATGAACACCGTTCAGGAAGAGCGCACGACCGACGATCTCAAGGCGCTCGCCGAGCAGGCGGGCCGTGACCTGGAGGACGCCTCGGCGCTGGAGATTCTCCAGTGGGCCGCCCGTACCTTCGGTAACCGTTTCTGCGTTACCTCTTCCATGGAGGACGCGGTCGTCGCACACCTCGCCTCCCGTGCGCTGCCCGGTGTTGACGTGGTGTTCCTCGACACCGGCTATCACTTCCCGGAGACGATCGGGACCAGGGACGCGGTGGAGGCGGTGATGGACGTCAACCTCATCACCCTGACCCCGCGTCAGACGGTCGCCGAGCAGGACGCGGAGTACGGCCCCAAGCTGCATGACCGCAACCCCGACCTGTGCTGCAAGCTGCGCAAGGTCCAGCCGCTGGAGGAAGGCCTCAAGGACTACGCGGCCTGGGCGACCGGACTGCGCCGCGACGAGTCCGAGAGCCGGGCCGACACCCCCGTCGTCGGCTGGGACGACAAGCGCCAGAAGGTCAAGATCTCGCCGATCGCCCGCTGGAGTCAGGACGACGTCGACGCCTACGTCGCCGAGCACGGCGTCCTGACCAACCCCCTGCTGATGGACGGCTACTCCTCCATCGGCTGCGCCCCCTGCACCCGTCGTGTCCTCGAGGGCGAGGACGCACGCGCCGGCCGCTGGGCGGGCCGCGCCAAGACCGAGTGCGGGCTGCACCTGTGA
- a CDS encoding GAF domain-containing protein — MNLTQLAAVDAAQAARVLSEVRDATLAGQRTRLPPRPVIGESWGRMLRGGVDPDHDFRSGLLNTEEIQRRREDSPLRHVLPVLREGLLSVADVAHHIMVVADAEGRVLWREGSSPVLRKADGLGFELGADWREDVVGTNGVGTPAVVRRPVQVFAAEHFVRSHASWTCTGAPITDPRDGRPIGVVDVSGPLETMHPATLAWVDSVAKLAEARLRELHLVSLERLRAVGAPALARIAGRALVVDRDGWTAAVTGMPYTDRIALPKSLSPGRRWMPALGFCAVEPLAEGWLVRADDEPVAHGGARITLDLTQPRRWSVTVTASGGAGSWTHELSPRHAELLYLLALHRTGRSAAGLAEDLFGDPGRTVTVRAEMSRVRRYLGGFLEHRPYRFREDAEVDIVLPDDPHAVLPHSTAPAVARGRMSIHVS, encoded by the coding sequence ATGAACCTGACCCAACTCGCCGCCGTCGACGCGGCGCAGGCGGCGCGGGTGCTCAGCGAGGTCCGGGACGCGACCCTCGCCGGGCAGCGCACCCGCCTGCCCCCGCGCCCGGTGATCGGGGAGTCGTGGGGACGCATGCTGCGCGGCGGTGTCGACCCGGACCACGACTTCAGGTCCGGGCTGCTGAACACCGAGGAGATCCAGCGGCGCCGGGAGGACTCGCCGCTCAGGCATGTGCTGCCGGTGCTGCGGGAAGGGCTGTTGTCGGTCGCGGACGTCGCCCACCACATCATGGTGGTCGCGGACGCGGAGGGCAGGGTGCTGTGGCGCGAGGGGTCTTCGCCGGTGCTCCGCAAGGCCGACGGACTCGGCTTCGAACTCGGCGCCGACTGGCGCGAGGACGTCGTCGGGACCAACGGCGTGGGCACACCGGCGGTGGTGCGCCGGCCCGTACAGGTCTTCGCCGCGGAGCACTTCGTACGGTCGCACGCCTCCTGGACGTGTACGGGCGCCCCGATCACCGACCCCAGGGACGGCCGCCCGATCGGCGTCGTCGACGTCAGCGGCCCCTTGGAGACCATGCATCCGGCCACGCTCGCCTGGGTCGATTCGGTGGCCAAGCTCGCCGAGGCCAGGCTGCGCGAACTGCACCTGGTGTCGCTGGAGCGGCTGCGCGCGGTCGGGGCGCCGGCGCTGGCCCGGATCGCCGGCCGGGCCCTGGTGGTGGACCGGGACGGCTGGACGGCCGCGGTGACCGGGATGCCGTACACGGACCGGATCGCGCTGCCCAAGTCCCTGTCGCCGGGCCGCCGGTGGATGCCCGCGCTGGGCTTCTGCGCGGTGGAGCCGCTGGCCGAGGGCTGGCTGGTGCGGGCCGACGACGAGCCCGTGGCGCACGGCGGCGCACGGATCACGCTGGATCTGACGCAGCCGCGCCGCTGGTCGGTGACGGTGACGGCGTCGGGCGGCGCGGGCTCCTGGACCCATGAACTGAGTCCCCGGCATGCCGAGTTGCTCTATCTGCTGGCCCTGCACCGCACCGGCCGCAGTGCGGCCGGGCTGGCCGAGGACCTGTTCGGCGATCCGGGCCGCACGGTGACGGTCCGCGCCGAGATGTCGCGCGTACGCCGCTATCTCGGCGGGTTCCTGGAGCACCGCCCCTACCGCTTCCGCGAGGACGCCGAGGTCGACATCGTGCTACCGGACGATCCGCATGCGGTGCTGCCGCACTCCACGGCTCCGGCGGTGGCCAGGGGACGGATGTCGATTCATGTGTCCTGA
- a CDS encoding nitrite/sulfite reductase yields MAATPQNPAAATPRRKVSRHRGEGQWAAGHFTPLNGNEQFKKDDDGLNVRTRIETIYSKRGFDSIDPNDLRGRMRWWGLYTQRKPGIDGGKTAILEPEELDDEYFMLRVRIDGGRLTTEQLRVVGEISQEFARGTADITDRQNVQYHWIRIEDVPEIWERLEAVGLSTTEACGDTPRVILGSPVAGIAEDEIIDGTPAIEEIHRRIVGNKDFSNLPRKFKSAVSGSPLLDVAHEINDVAFVGVNHPEHGPGFDVWVGGGLSTNPKIGQRLGAWVPLDEVPDVYEGVVSIFRDYGYRRLRTRARLKFLLADWGVEKFRQVLEDEYLKRKLIDGPAPAQPVERWRDHVGVHRQKDGRFYVGFAPRVGRVDGTTLTKIAELAEAHGSGRVRTTAEQKMLVLDVTEEQVESLVEGLEALDLTVKPSPFRRGTMACTGIEYCKLAIVETKARGSALIDELERRIPDFDEPITININGCPNACARIQVADIGLKGQLVLNDQGEQVEGFQVHLGGALGLEAGFGRKVRGLKVTSDELPDYVERVLKRFEAEREEGERFAAWASRASEESLS; encoded by the coding sequence ATGGCCGCCACCCCGCAGAACCCTGCCGCCGCGACTCCCCGCCGCAAGGTGAGCCGTCACCGCGGTGAGGGCCAGTGGGCCGCGGGGCACTTCACCCCGCTCAACGGCAACGAGCAGTTCAAGAAGGACGACGACGGTCTCAATGTGCGGACACGCATTGAGACGATCTACTCCAAGCGGGGCTTCGACTCGATCGACCCCAACGACCTGCGCGGCCGGATGCGCTGGTGGGGCCTGTACACCCAGCGCAAGCCCGGGATCGACGGCGGCAAGACCGCGATCCTGGAGCCGGAGGAGCTGGACGACGAGTACTTCATGCTGCGCGTCCGCATCGACGGCGGCCGGCTCACCACCGAGCAGCTGCGGGTGGTCGGTGAGATCTCGCAGGAGTTCGCGCGGGGCACCGCCGACATCACCGACCGGCAGAACGTCCAGTACCACTGGATCCGGATCGAGGACGTGCCGGAGATCTGGGAGCGGCTGGAGGCGGTCGGCCTGTCCACCACCGAGGCCTGCGGTGACACCCCCCGTGTGATCCTCGGCTCGCCCGTCGCCGGTATCGCCGAGGACGAGATCATCGACGGCACCCCGGCGATCGAGGAGATCCACCGCCGGATCGTCGGCAACAAGGACTTCTCGAACCTGCCCCGCAAGTTCAAGTCCGCGGTCTCCGGCTCGCCGCTCCTCGACGTGGCGCACGAGATCAACGACGTCGCCTTCGTCGGCGTCAACCACCCCGAGCACGGCCCCGGCTTCGACGTCTGGGTCGGCGGCGGGCTGTCCACCAACCCGAAGATCGGTCAGCGCCTCGGCGCCTGGGTCCCGCTCGACGAGGTCCCGGACGTCTACGAGGGCGTCGTCTCGATCTTCCGCGACTACGGCTACCGGCGGCTGCGCACCCGCGCCCGGCTGAAGTTCCTGCTCGCCGACTGGGGCGTGGAGAAGTTCCGCCAGGTCCTCGAGGACGAGTACCTCAAGCGCAAGCTCATCGACGGCCCGGCGCCCGCCCAGCCCGTGGAGCGCTGGCGCGACCACGTCGGTGTGCACCGGCAGAAGGACGGCCGTTTCTACGTCGGTTTCGCCCCGCGCGTGGGCCGCGTGGACGGCACCACGCTGACGAAGATCGCCGAGCTGGCCGAGGCCCACGGCTCGGGCCGGGTGCGGACCACCGCCGAGCAGAAGATGCTCGTCCTCGATGTCACCGAGGAGCAGGTCGAGTCGCTGGTCGAGGGCCTGGAGGCGCTGGACCTCACGGTGAAGCCCTCGCCGTTCCGGCGCGGCACCATGGCCTGCACCGGCATCGAGTACTGCAAGCTCGCCATCGTCGAGACCAAGGCGCGCGGCTCCGCGCTGATCGACGAACTGGAGCGCCGTATCCCGGACTTCGACGAGCCGATCACCATCAACATCAACGGCTGCCCGAACGCCTGCGCCCGTATCCAGGTGGCGGACATCGGTCTCAAGGGGCAGCTGGTCCTCAACGACCAGGGCGAGCAGGTCGAGGGCTTCCAGGTGCACCTGGGCGGCGCGCTCGGTCTGGAGGCGGGCTTCGGCCGCAAGGTGCGCGGTCTGAAGGTGACGTCGGACGAACTGCCGGACTACGTGGAGCGCGTGCTCAAGCGCTTCGAGGCCGAGCGCGAGGAGGGCGAGCGGTTCGCCGCCTGGGCCTCGCGGGCCAGTGAGGAGTCCCTCTCATGA
- a CDS encoding acyl-CoA dehydrogenase family protein, whose translation MSGNTHTVTNQPPPLVGYDVYSADKALTEAVERHLDPALLDEVRGELAALGRTAGSAQVQEWGVQANENPPRLRTHDRYGRRIDEVDFHPAWHRLLGKGVSAGLTAAWGRPGGHLRRAAAFLVWTQVDAGNCCPLSMTHAAVPALRTDPALAAEWEPRLTSMIYDRELRPAPLKAGALFGMGMTEKQGGSDVRANTTSAVPLAEDGRYALTGHKWFCSAPMSDGFLVLAQAPEGLTCFLVPRVLEDGTRNVFLLQRLKDKLGNRSNASSEVEFDGTWARRVGDEGRGVRTIIDMVAATRLDCVLGSAGLMRQAVVQAVHHCTHREAFGGKLLDKPLMRNVLADLALESEAATTLALRLAAAYDDGGEQELALLRLAVPAAKYWVTKRCTPVTVEAAECLGGNGYVEESGMPRLVRESPLNSIWEGAGNVQALDVLRALQREPMALNAYLQEVGQARGADHRLDAAIKDLLTELADLENIEARARRLTERLALVLQGSLLVRHAPPEVADAFCAARLGGDGGAAFGTLPHSLDLAAIVDRATPVT comes from the coding sequence ATGTCCGGCAATACCCATACCGTGACCAACCAGCCCCCACCGCTGGTCGGATACGACGTCTACAGCGCCGACAAGGCCCTGACCGAGGCCGTCGAACGGCACCTCGACCCCGCCCTCCTCGACGAGGTCCGCGGCGAGCTGGCGGCGCTCGGCCGCACCGCCGGGTCGGCGCAGGTGCAGGAGTGGGGCGTCCAGGCGAACGAGAATCCGCCCCGGCTGCGCACCCATGACCGCTACGGCCGTCGTATCGACGAGGTCGACTTCCATCCGGCCTGGCACCGGCTGCTCGGCAAGGGCGTCTCAGCGGGCCTGACCGCGGCCTGGGGCCGGCCCGGCGGACATCTGCGGCGGGCGGCGGCGTTCCTGGTGTGGACACAGGTCGACGCGGGCAACTGCTGCCCGCTGTCGATGACTCATGCGGCGGTGCCCGCGCTGCGCACCGACCCGGCGCTGGCCGCCGAGTGGGAGCCGCGGCTGACGTCCATGATCTACGACCGTGAGCTGCGCCCGGCGCCGTTGAAGGCCGGGGCGCTGTTCGGGATGGGCATGACGGAGAAGCAGGGCGGCAGCGACGTGCGCGCGAACACGACGTCCGCCGTGCCGCTGGCCGAGGACGGGAGGTATGCGCTGACCGGGCACAAGTGGTTCTGCTCGGCACCGATGTCCGACGGTTTTCTGGTGCTGGCGCAGGCTCCGGAGGGCCTGACCTGCTTTCTCGTCCCGCGTGTGCTGGAGGACGGCACCCGCAATGTGTTTCTCCTCCAGCGGCTCAAGGACAAGCTGGGCAACCGGTCGAACGCCTCCAGCGAGGTCGAGTTCGACGGGACCTGGGCACGCCGGGTCGGCGACGAAGGGCGCGGAGTGCGCACCATCATCGACATGGTGGCCGCGACCCGGCTCGACTGCGTCCTCGGCTCGGCGGGCCTGATGCGGCAGGCCGTCGTACAGGCGGTGCATCACTGCACCCACCGCGAGGCGTTCGGCGGGAAGCTCCTCGACAAGCCGCTCATGCGCAACGTACTGGCCGATCTGGCCCTGGAGTCGGAGGCGGCGACCACCCTCGCGCTCCGGCTCGCGGCCGCCTACGACGACGGCGGCGAACAGGAGCTGGCACTCCTGCGGTTGGCGGTGCCGGCCGCCAAGTACTGGGTGACGAAGCGCTGTACGCCGGTGACGGTGGAGGCTGCCGAGTGCCTGGGCGGAAACGGTTACGTCGAGGAGTCGGGGATGCCCCGTCTGGTGCGCGAGTCTCCGCTGAACTCGATCTGGGAGGGCGCGGGCAACGTCCAGGCCCTGGACGTGCTGCGAGCGCTGCAGCGAGAGCCGATGGCCCTCAACGCCTATCTGCAGGAGGTGGGTCAGGCACGCGGTGCCGACCACCGCCTGGACGCGGCGATCAAGGACCTGTTGACGGAACTTGCCGACCTGGAGAACATCGAGGCCCGTGCACGCCGACTGACCGAGCGCCTCGCACTGGTACTCCAGGGCTCCCTCCTGGTCCGCCACGCCCCACCGGAGGTAGCCGACGCGTTCTGCGCCGCACGCCTGGGCGGCGACGGCGGCGCGGCGTTCGGCACGCTGCCCCACAGCCTCGACCTGGCGGCCATCGTGGACCGGGCAACGCCGGTGACCTGA
- a CDS encoding YihY/virulence factor BrkB family protein, with product MQPASDSSETPPSGRLHRARALYRNVSKRRTAWLLLKDTVNSCIEYRILGLAAEAAFFTLLSVPPLLLSMIGLLGYVDDWTGTDTISSLETNLLEASRTVLSDKGVSQIAQPILDDVMKGGRPDVISIGFLFALWSGSRAVNVFIDTITVMYGLDGVRGIVKTRLVAFVLFLVALVIGSVALPLMVAGPDAVLNVLPWSETLVQVLYWPVVIVLSIAFLTTLYHVSVPVRSPWIEDVPGALVALGMWVLGSFLLRIYLTNTVEGATIYGSLAAAVAVMLWIGVSAFAVLVGAAVNAAIDRVWPAAATAAARAANERMREAQVAEYVARAAAHRGDTDPDDPDMPSEFPERWSRFLPPEDVTSRLRTHAKSAPKGEEAGTPEGQ from the coding sequence GTGCAGCCAGCAAGTGATTCCTCCGAGACGCCCCCCTCAGGCCGTCTCCACCGGGCTCGTGCCCTCTACCGGAACGTCTCCAAACGCCGGACCGCCTGGCTGTTGCTCAAGGACACCGTCAACTCGTGCATCGAGTACCGGATCCTGGGTCTCGCGGCGGAGGCGGCGTTCTTCACGCTGCTGTCCGTCCCCCCGCTGCTGCTGAGCATGATCGGGCTGCTCGGCTACGTCGACGACTGGACCGGCACCGACACCATCAGCAGCCTGGAGACGAACCTTCTGGAGGCCTCCCGCACGGTCCTGTCGGACAAGGGGGTCTCGCAGATCGCGCAGCCGATCCTGGACGACGTGATGAAGGGCGGCCGTCCCGACGTCATCTCCATCGGCTTCCTGTTCGCGCTGTGGTCGGGATCGCGTGCGGTGAACGTCTTCATAGACACGATCACCGTGATGTACGGCCTCGACGGCGTCCGCGGCATCGTCAAGACACGGCTGGTCGCCTTCGTGCTCTTCCTGGTGGCCCTGGTGATCGGCTCGGTCGCGCTGCCGCTGATGGTGGCGGGCCCGGACGCGGTGCTGAACGTCCTGCCGTGGTCGGAGACCCTCGTGCAGGTGCTGTACTGGCCCGTGGTCATCGTGCTGTCCATCGCGTTCCTGACGACGCTGTACCACGTGTCCGTGCCGGTGCGCTCGCCGTGGATCGAGGACGTGCCGGGCGCCTTGGTGGCCCTCGGGATGTGGGTGCTGGGCAGCTTCCTGCTGCGGATCTACCTGACCAACACGGTCGAGGGCGCCACCATCTACGGCTCGCTGGCCGCCGCCGTCGCCGTGATGCTGTGGATCGGCGTGTCCGCCTTCGCCGTCCTCGTCGGGGCCGCCGTCAACGCCGCCATCGACCGGGTCTGGCCGGCCGCCGCCACCGCCGCGGCCCGCGCCGCCAACGAACGGATGCGCGAGGCCCAGGTCGCCGAGTACGTCGCCCGCGCCGCCGCCCACCGCGGCGACACCGACCCCGACGACCCGGACATGCCGTCCGAGTTCCCCGAACGCTGGTCCCGCTTCCTCCCCCCGGAGGACGTGACCTCACGCCTGCGCACCCATGCGAAGAGCGCGCCGAAGGGGGAGGAGGCGGGGACGCCGGAGGGGCAGTGA
- a CDS encoding putative leader peptide, producing the protein MSGTGIALVSRRHVDLGRMSSAICPAR; encoded by the coding sequence ATGTCTGGAACTGGAATTGCCTTGGTGAGTCGGCGGCACGTCGACCTCGGCCGCATGTCCAGCGCCATCTGTCCGGCCCGCTGA
- a CDS encoding AraC family transcriptional regulator, with translation MDALAGLLEGPRARGAFMIRACFEPPWAIRIEDRAPLTVMLMVRGAAWILPDTGEPVRLTPGDLAIARGPDPYTCADAPGTAPQALILPGQECRYPDGRSLNGSMDLGVRTWGDRLDGSAVMLIGTYPMQGEISGRLLDALPPLITLTSDVWQCPLTPLLMEEIVRDEPGQEVVLDRLLDLLVIAALRAWFSRPDAEAPAWYRALADPVVGRVLRLVQDDPAHPWTVASLAAKAGVSRAALARRFTDLVGEPPMSYLTGWRLALAADRLRTTDDTIAAIARHVGYGSAFALSSAFKRVYGVSPQEHRTRVTS, from the coding sequence ATGGACGCTCTCGCAGGCCTTCTCGAGGGTCCACGTGCGCGTGGCGCCTTCATGATCCGTGCGTGCTTCGAGCCGCCGTGGGCGATCCGCATCGAGGACCGCGCCCCGCTCACGGTGATGCTGATGGTCCGCGGCGCCGCCTGGATCCTGCCGGACACGGGGGAGCCGGTTCGCCTGACGCCCGGCGACCTGGCGATCGCCCGCGGCCCGGACCCGTACACCTGCGCCGACGCCCCCGGCACCGCCCCGCAGGCCCTCATCCTGCCGGGCCAGGAGTGCCGCTACCCCGACGGCCGCTCCCTGAACGGCTCCATGGACCTCGGCGTCCGCACCTGGGGCGACCGGCTCGACGGCTCCGCGGTGATGCTGATCGGCACCTACCCGATGCAGGGCGAGATCAGCGGCCGGCTCCTTGACGCGCTGCCGCCGCTGATCACCCTCACCTCCGATGTGTGGCAGTGCCCGCTCACCCCGCTGCTCATGGAGGAGATCGTCCGCGACGAACCGGGCCAGGAGGTCGTCCTGGACCGCCTTCTCGACCTGCTGGTCATCGCCGCGCTGCGGGCCTGGTTCTCCCGCCCCGACGCGGAGGCCCCCGCCTGGTACCGGGCCCTGGCCGACCCCGTAGTCGGCCGCGTCCTCCGCCTCGTCCAGGACGACCCGGCCCACCCCTGGACGGTCGCCTCCCTCGCCGCCAAGGCCGGCGTCTCCCGGGCCGCCCTCGCCCGCCGCTTCACCGACCTCGTGGGCGAACCCCCGATGTCCTACCTCACCGGCTGGCGCCTCGCCCTCGCCGCGGACCGCCTCCGCACCACCGACGACACCATCGCCGCCATCGCCCGCCACGTCGGCTACGGCAGCGCGTTCGCCCTGTCCAGCGCCTTCAAGAGGGTGTATGGCGTGAGTCCGCAGGAGCATCGCACGCGGGTGACGTCGTAG
- the cysC gene encoding adenylyl-sulfate kinase, whose product MQVTTGATVWLTGLPSAGKTTIAYELAGRLRAEGHRVEVLDGDEIREFISAGLGFSREDRHTNVQRIGFLAELLARNGVKALVPVIAPYADSREAVRKRHQESGAPYLEVHVATPVDVCSERDVKGLYAKQAAGELTGLTGVDDPYEEPESPDLRIESQNQTVQESAAALHGLLTERGLA is encoded by the coding sequence ATGCAAGTGACGACCGGAGCCACCGTCTGGCTCACGGGTCTGCCGAGCGCCGGCAAGACCACGATCGCGTACGAGCTGGCCGGCCGGCTGCGCGCGGAGGGCCACCGTGTCGAGGTACTCGACGGCGACGAGATCCGCGAGTTCATCTCGGCCGGCCTCGGCTTCAGCCGCGAGGACCGGCACACCAATGTGCAGCGCATCGGCTTCCTCGCCGAACTGCTGGCCCGTAACGGCGTCAAGGCCCTGGTCCCGGTGATCGCGCCGTACGCCGACAGCCGCGAGGCGGTGCGCAAGCGCCACCAGGAGAGCGGGGCGCCGTACCTGGAAGTGCATGTGGCCACCCCGGTCGACGTGTGCAGCGAGCGGGATGTGAAGGGTCTGTACGCCAAGCAGGCGGCGGGCGAGCTGACCGGGCTGACGGGGGTCGACGACCCGTACGAGGAGCCCGAGTCGCCCGACCTGCGGATCGAGTCGCAGAACCAGACCGTGCAGGAGTCCGCGGCCGCGCTCCACGGCCTGCTCACCGAAAGGGGACTGGCATGA
- a CDS encoding helix-turn-helix transcriptional regulator has protein sequence MYTERASRLPGAVVWRRTIEDPVVRPVLPDGCMDLLWNEGRLLVAGPDTQAYVPQGGPRHWAGVRFYPGTAPAFLGVPAHELRDRRVELADLWPATEVRRLRGRIEAAADPMTALEDVALQRAADTDPPDPLLLRVVAALDTGRPVAATADELGLSARQLHRRALVAFGYGPKTLARVLRLQRALALARDGVPLAETAVRAGFADQAHLARDVRELAGMPLSQLLGR, from the coding sequence GTGTACACCGAGCGGGCGTCCCGGCTGCCGGGCGCGGTCGTGTGGCGCCGGACCATCGAGGACCCTGTCGTCCGGCCCGTACTGCCCGACGGCTGCATGGACCTGCTGTGGAACGAGGGTCGGCTGCTCGTCGCGGGACCCGACACCCAGGCATACGTTCCCCAGGGCGGCCCGCGCCACTGGGCGGGCGTCCGCTTCTACCCCGGCACCGCGCCCGCGTTCCTCGGCGTCCCCGCACACGAACTGCGGGACCGGCGCGTGGAGTTGGCCGACCTGTGGCCGGCCACGGAGGTACGACGCCTGCGCGGCCGTATCGAGGCGGCCGCGGACCCCATGACGGCGCTGGAGGACGTGGCGTTGCAGCGGGCCGCCGACACCGACCCGCCCGACCCGCTGCTCCTTCGGGTCGTCGCGGCACTCGACACCGGCCGCCCGGTCGCCGCCACCGCCGACGAACTCGGACTCAGCGCCCGCCAGTTGCACCGCCGCGCTTTGGTCGCCTTCGGTTACGGCCCCAAGACGCTCGCCCGGGTCCTGCGCCTGCAACGCGCGTTGGCGCTGGCGCGTGATGGGGTTCCCCTCGCCGAGACGGCGGTACGGGCGGGCTTCGCCGACCAGGCACATCTCGCGCGGGATGTGCGGGAGTTGGCGGGCATGCCGCTCAGCCAACTACTGGGACGGTGA
- a CDS encoding GNAT family N-acetyltransferase: MPNIAVTTWSLEQTAPTDLLPAQAPQGDVKVVRAEVPSPEFSRFLYTSVGGDIRWTDLLGWTYAQWQEHLDRPGVETWVAYDRGTPAGYVELVPQDDGVVEIEHFGLIPAFRGRRIGGYLLSYGTARAWDLADRWPGRAPTKRVWLHTCSKDGEFAMDNYQRRGFKLFDTKVEEEPAVAAPGPWPGAHPA; this comes from the coding sequence ATGCCCAACATCGCCGTGACCACCTGGTCCCTGGAACAGACCGCACCGACCGACCTCCTCCCGGCCCAAGCCCCGCAGGGCGACGTGAAAGTCGTCCGCGCCGAAGTCCCCTCCCCCGAGTTCAGCCGCTTCCTGTACACATCCGTCGGCGGAGACATCCGCTGGACCGACCTGCTCGGCTGGACGTACGCGCAGTGGCAGGAGCACCTGGACCGGCCGGGCGTGGAGACCTGGGTCGCCTACGACCGGGGCACGCCCGCGGGGTATGTGGAGCTGGTCCCGCAGGACGACGGGGTCGTCGAGATCGAGCACTTCGGGCTGATCCCGGCCTTCCGCGGACGGCGGATCGGCGGGTATCTGCTGTCGTACGGCACCGCCCGCGCGTGGGATCTCGCAGACCGCTGGCCGGGGCGGGCGCCGACGAAGCGGGTGTGGCTGCACACCTGCAGCAAGGACGGCGAGTTCGCGATGGACAACTATCAGCGCCGGGGCTTCAAGCTCTTCGACACCAAGGTCGAGGAGGAGCCGGCGGTGGCCGCGCCGGGCCCCTGGCCTGGGGCGCACCCCGCCTGA